In one Nicotiana sylvestris chromosome 8, ASM39365v2, whole genome shotgun sequence genomic region, the following are encoded:
- the LOC138874960 gene encoding uncharacterized protein, which yields MKLTEVTIRPAQEETNTQIEAEKEAETAREPVVEVVSDKEKTQIIGKKRPPSPFPQRLAKYKKEEQYKKFLEMLKQIQTYSAVVTRLVVEKLFDPRSFTIPWTIGNFAFAKTLCDLRASRNLMPLAIYKRLADRTVKRPSGILDDLLILVGKFVFPADFVILDCKVDEEIPILLGRLFLATRKALIDCEIWELKMRLNDEEKTFNVQKSMRRPSEFANCSLIDAVDLIVEANDETLTIEDPLAAGLVNLDKVNGEELAE from the exons ATGAAACTGACAGAGGTGACAATACGGCCTGCCCAAGAAGAAACCAACACACAGATTGAGgctgagaaagaagctgagacagcCCGGGAACCGGTAGTTGAGGTGGTGTCTGACAAAGAGAAAacccaaatcattgggaagaagagacctccatCACCATTCCCACAGAGGTTGGCCAAATacaaaaaagaagaacaatacaagaaattcttggagatgctgaaacaaatccag ACCTACAGTGCTGTGGTGACTAGACTAGTTGTTGAGAAGTTGTTTGATCCAAGAAGTTTCACAATTCCCTGGACCATTGGTAACTTTGCCTTTGCCAAGACACTTTGTGATTTGAGAGCTAGCagaaatcttatgcccctggcgatcTATAAGAGGCTGGCTGACAGAACTGTGAAAAGACCCTCTGGTATCTTAGATGACTTGTTGATTctggtagggaaatttgtgttccctgcagattttgtgattctggattgcaaggtggatgaagaaattcccataCTTTTGGGAAGGCTGTTCTTGGCCACAAGGAaagctctcattgattgtgaaatttgggagctcaagatgaggttgAACGATGAGGAAAAAACATTTaacgtgcagaaatctatgaggagaccaagtgaattcgccaattgttctCTAATTGATGCCGTGGATTTAATTGTTGAAGCGAATGATGAGACATTGACTATTGAGGATCCTCTTGCTGCAGGTCTTGTGAATTTAGATAAGGTGAATGGGGAAGAATTGGCAGAATAG